One part of the Sorangiineae bacterium MSr11954 genome encodes these proteins:
- a CDS encoding zinc-ribbon domain-containing protein: MLRVECEKCNTSYQVDERRVPETGLPMRCTKCNHTFTVSGDKAAAARLRRAGKNTLIAFGTVDEHGRVTLTSSPPRNTPLLDRSTPLLEAKRDAAVGRGSELPAAGRGSELPPVGRGSELPPVGRGSELPAVGRGSELPPAGRGSELPPVAVAPELHAMRAQAESVAEVGPLDREWFERDQPVVPPPGPSEEEILHELDWDVEPAIPQILTETQKKEEQERVSPAMPASAVPVGPAGNEVHVSSAGEVVTSAEMRVPDAVHVTPEKLRPFAPAQKPDEVQPTEVSEGDLVAASEEVDEAELMTADDAEIAGQAEIAGATADAEIANAADDAWTAAEDARSASAADDAEVASAAEDARSESVADDAAVASAPGDAWSAAADVRGVSAKADTEIANVGDDAWTAAEDARSASAADDAEVASAADDAWSESVADDAVARTADDAGIARTTDDARTSRTADDAGIARTADDARTARTADDARTSRTADDAERVDAANETELVSAADDADTADDAESAGVVDDAEVASRASRTTKPPAAKPPRIENEPRPDEAVAARTPELQQAMAPSHEALRSEIRKELEANPVVARAKAIAVAQSSPALSPKVPAQPEPERTDAPTPVNVPAVARSDGATAEKIVPKKRSKALWLAAAVVLAGGALEATPYGAFGRVPIGDRLHADEYARLAAEAAEKARSKMAADVFPDTTKAIEALARAQAETPRAPGFATYRAITESAARLRFTGGGPRDVEDAQRALAADPARASDEDALVLRGEIELGTKHPQAAADAFRGALGKRPSARAHFGLARAHRQADDLEASAKEVEATLSASPRHAGARVLRANLLWERTRNEAAVSEDLAAILEGPSKEVASPRELASAWALRGRIELERHRTSEARTAFEEARKREPREPSTLVGQGELLLREGRYTEALARFDAAMEIEPAATSSLGSAKAKLFLERPADAKTQLATLEKDHPRDARITHWLARTEEALGNPDLAERKYAEAIARARSNDRDAIASYADWAMLLARRGRAKDADQKLEEARGKFPGATSLARAFGDLAALEGLYEAALAHYQAALGQEPADVLTRFRKASTLRRMGTADQASAELDKVAEADKDYPGLALERAFLAAQSGDPDRGAALLRDILGRTPDDPDVQRRIGAAYATIGRPAEAVTLLRGALAKPNASAGANYDLARALFLLQGGPAEIEAPRLFKKAVELDPHRAAYHAGVAWVANEGTSAQPDVAKEHIEKALALDAYLADGYWQRGVLERKLGLLTESIRDLKRALELYPTYAAVHAALAEAFEQKNDAPSAQASWQKALSLNPQRPYWKYRYGRLLLARGSAGEAAKHMVFAVTEAKKVDPLPAWSMHAELTCAQALQKAGRSAEAIEHYRRFLDLSPQTSSDRTVVHAALASLGAK, translated from the coding sequence ATGCTCAGAGTCGAGTGCGAGAAGTGCAACACGTCGTACCAAGTCGACGAGCGGCGGGTCCCCGAAACGGGCCTGCCGATGCGATGCACGAAGTGCAACCATACATTTACCGTATCGGGCGATAAAGCCGCCGCCGCGCGATTGCGTCGCGCAGGAAAAAATACGCTCATCGCGTTTGGCACCGTCGACGAGCACGGTCGCGTGACCCTGACATCCTCGCCGCCACGCAACACGCCGCTCCTCGATCGCAGCACGCCGCTGTTGGAGGCGAAGAGGGATGCGGCCGTTGGTCGGGGGTCGGAGTTGCCGGCGGCGGGGAGGGGGTCGGAGTTGCCGCCGGTGGGGAGGGGGTCGGAGTTGCCGCCGGTGGGGAGGGGGTCGGAGTTGCCGGCGGTGGGTCGGGGGTCGGAGTTGCCGCCGGCGGGGAGGGGGTCGGAGTTGCCGCCGGTGGCGGTTGCGCCAGAGCTGCATGCGATGCGTGCGCAGGCCGAGAGTGTGGCGGAAGTTGGGCCGCTCGATCGCGAGTGGTTCGAGAGGGATCAGCCGGTGGTGCCGCCGCCGGGGCCCTCCGAGGAGGAGATCCTTCACGAGCTGGATTGGGACGTCGAACCGGCGATTCCGCAGATCCTGACCGAGACGCAGAAGAAAGAAGAGCAGGAGCGGGTGTCGCCCGCCATGCCGGCTTCTGCGGTGCCGGTCGGGCCTGCGGGTAATGAGGTGCACGTTTCTTCGGCGGGCGAGGTGGTGACGTCTGCGGAGATGCGGGTGCCCGATGCGGTGCACGTTACTCCGGAAAAACTGCGTCCTTTTGCTCCGGCGCAGAAGCCTGATGAGGTACAGCCGACCGAAGTCTCGGAGGGTGACTTGGTGGCCGCTTCGGAAGAGGTGGACGAAGCCGAGTTGATGACCGCGGACGATGCGGAGATCGCGGGCCAAGCGGAGATCGCAGGCGCCACCGCGGATGCAGAAATTGCGAACGCTGCGGACGATGCGTGGACTGCGGCGGAGGATGCGCGAAGCGCAAGCGCCGCGGACGATGCAGAGGTCGCAAGCGCTGCGGAGGATGCGCGGAGCGAAAGCGTCGCCGACGATGCTGCGGTCGCAAGCGCACCAGGCGATGCATGGAGTGCGGCGGCGGATGTGCGAGGCGTAAGCGCCAAGGCTGATACAGAAATTGCGAACGTTGGGGACGATGCGTGGACCGCGGCGGAGGATGCGCGAAGCGCAAGCGCCGCGGACGATGCAGAGGTCGCAAGCGCTGCGGATGATGCGTGGAGCGAAAGCGTCGCCGACGATGCGGTCGCGCGCACAGCGGACGATGCGGGGATCGCACGCACGACGGACGATGCGAGGACTTCGCGCACGGCGGACGATGCGGGGATCGCGCGCACGGCCGATGATGCGAGGACGGCGCGCACGGCCGATGATGCGAGGACTTCGCGCACGGCGGACGATGCGGAGCGCGTAGACGCCGCAAACGAAACGGAGTTGGTGAGCGCCGCCGACGACGCGGATACCGCAGACGACGCGGAGAGCGCAGGCGTCGTGGACGATGCGGAGGTCGCAAGCCGCGCAAGCCGTACGACGAAGCCGCCGGCCGCAAAGCCGCCGCGCATCGAGAATGAACCGCGACCCGACGAGGCCGTAGCGGCCCGCACGCCCGAGTTGCAGCAGGCGATGGCGCCGTCGCACGAAGCGTTGCGGAGCGAAATTCGCAAAGAGCTGGAGGCCAACCCCGTCGTCGCCCGCGCGAAAGCGATCGCCGTGGCCCAGTCGAGCCCTGCGCTGTCGCCGAAGGTGCCCGCGCAACCGGAGCCCGAGCGCACCGATGCCCCTACCCCCGTGAACGTACCGGCGGTCGCACGCAGCGATGGCGCGACCGCGGAGAAGATCGTACCCAAGAAGCGCTCGAAGGCCCTATGGCTCGCAGCCGCCGTGGTGCTGGCGGGCGGCGCGCTCGAGGCGACGCCTTATGGAGCCTTCGGGCGCGTGCCCATCGGCGATCGATTGCACGCGGACGAGTACGCGCGGCTCGCGGCCGAGGCCGCGGAGAAGGCTCGAAGCAAGATGGCCGCCGACGTGTTTCCCGACACGACGAAGGCCATCGAGGCGCTCGCCCGCGCGCAAGCCGAGACACCGCGCGCGCCCGGGTTCGCGACCTACCGCGCGATTACGGAGTCGGCGGCCCGCCTACGGTTCACGGGCGGCGGCCCGCGCGACGTGGAGGACGCGCAGCGCGCCCTCGCCGCCGATCCGGCGCGCGCGAGCGACGAGGACGCGCTCGTCCTGCGCGGCGAGATCGAGCTGGGAACGAAGCACCCGCAAGCGGCCGCCGACGCATTTCGAGGTGCGCTGGGCAAGCGCCCGAGCGCGCGCGCGCACTTTGGATTGGCGCGGGCCCATCGGCAGGCGGACGACCTCGAGGCGTCGGCCAAAGAAGTGGAGGCCACGTTGTCGGCGTCGCCCCGGCACGCGGGCGCCCGCGTCCTTCGCGCAAACCTGCTATGGGAGCGCACGCGCAACGAAGCGGCGGTGAGCGAGGACCTCGCCGCCATTTTGGAGGGGCCCTCCAAGGAGGTGGCCTCGCCGCGCGAGCTGGCCAGCGCCTGGGCCCTGCGCGGCCGGATCGAGCTCGAGCGCCATCGCACATCGGAGGCGCGCACCGCCTTCGAGGAGGCGCGAAAGCGCGAGCCCCGGGAGCCGTCCACCTTGGTGGGGCAGGGGGAGCTCCTGCTCCGCGAAGGTCGCTACACGGAGGCGCTCGCGCGCTTCGATGCGGCCATGGAGATCGAGCCCGCGGCCACCTCGAGCCTCGGGAGCGCCAAGGCCAAGCTCTTTCTCGAGCGCCCGGCCGACGCCAAAACGCAGCTCGCCACCTTGGAGAAGGATCACCCGAGGGACGCGCGCATCACCCACTGGCTCGCCCGGACCGAAGAAGCGCTGGGCAACCCCGATCTCGCCGAGCGCAAGTACGCCGAGGCCATCGCCCGCGCGCGCTCGAACGACCGCGACGCCATCGCTTCGTACGCCGATTGGGCGATGCTCCTCGCCCGCCGCGGACGCGCCAAAGATGCGGATCAAAAGCTGGAGGAGGCGCGCGGAAAGTTCCCCGGCGCCACCTCGCTCGCGCGCGCCTTCGGCGATCTCGCCGCGCTCGAAGGGCTCTACGAGGCCGCCCTCGCGCACTACCAAGCCGCCCTCGGGCAAGAGCCCGCCGATGTGCTCACGCGCTTTCGCAAGGCCTCGACCTTGCGGCGCATGGGAACCGCAGATCAAGCGTCCGCGGAGCTCGACAAGGTGGCCGAAGCCGACAAGGACTACCCCGGCCTCGCCCTCGAGCGCGCCTTCTTGGCCGCCCAGTCGGGCGATCCCGATCGCGGCGCCGCGCTCCTTCGCGATATTTTGGGCAGAACGCCGGACGATCCCGATGTGCAGCGCCGCATCGGCGCGGCCTACGCGACCATCGGACGCCCGGCCGAGGCCGTGACCCTCTTGCGCGGCGCCCTCGCCAAACCAAACGCCAGCGCGGGCGCCAACTACGACTTGGCGCGCGCCCTCTTCCTGCTTCAAGGAGGCCCCGCCGAGATCGAAGCCCCGCGCCTCTTCAAGAAGGCCGTGGAGCTCGACCCGCACCGCGCCGCGTACCACGCCGGCGTCGCCTGGGTCGCCAACGAGGGAACCTCCGCGCAGCCCGACGTGGCGAAAGAGCACATCGAGAAAGCGCTGGCCCTCGATGCATACCTGGCCGACGGCTATTGGCAGCGCGGCGTGCTCGAACGAAAGCTGGGGCTGCTCACCGAGTCCATCCGCGACTTGAAGCGCGCCCTCGAGCTTTACCCGACCTACGCCGCCGTCCATGCCGCGCTGGCGGAGGCCTTCGAGCAGAAGAACGACGCGCCCTCCGCGCAAGCGTCGTGGCAGAAGGCGCTCAGCTTGAATCCGCAGCGGCCGTATTGGAAATACCGGTACGGGCGCCTCTTGCTCGCGCGCGGCAGCGCGGGCGAGGCAGCGAAGCACATGGTCTTCGCGGTCACCGAGGCGAAGAAGGTCGATCCGCTCCCGGCCTGGAGCATGCACGCCGAGCTGACGTGCGCGCAAGCCTTGCAAAAGGCCGGACGCTCGGCCGAGGCCATCGAGCACTACCGGCGCTTCTTGGATCTCTCGCCGCAGACGTCCTCCGATCGCACCGTCGTGCACGCGGCCCTCGCATCGCTCGGCGCCAAGTAG
- the rsmA gene encoding 16S rRNA (adenine(1518)-N(6)/adenine(1519)-N(6))-dimethyltransferase RsmA, with protein MKDSRTLLREAGLAPKKSFGQNFLVDAHAVQAIARAAVPDAEVGRAVVVELGAGLGALTGELIARSRHVVAVERDRDLVPVLANLLAGAVEQGALAIREADAKTVDLESVFQTAREGEARVLCGNLPYQITGALLERAVQSAAFLDRAVFMVQREVADRLLALPSTKEYGALTVFTRAAFDVHRVLHVGRGCFHPAPEVTSTVVELVPCRPPHAAETDTFRALVKGAFSARRKTLRNAWSSLGSERIARAAESAGIDLGARGETLDVAAFARMTSAFDATDAA; from the coding sequence ATGAAAGACTCTCGCACCTTGCTGCGCGAAGCGGGGCTCGCGCCCAAGAAGAGCTTCGGGCAAAACTTTCTGGTCGACGCCCACGCCGTGCAGGCCATCGCGCGCGCCGCCGTGCCCGATGCCGAGGTGGGGCGCGCGGTGGTGGTGGAGCTGGGGGCCGGGCTGGGCGCGCTCACGGGCGAGCTGATCGCGCGTTCGCGGCATGTGGTCGCCGTCGAGCGCGATCGCGATCTGGTGCCGGTGCTGGCGAACCTTCTGGCCGGCGCCGTCGAGCAAGGCGCGCTCGCCATCCGCGAGGCGGACGCCAAGACCGTCGATCTGGAGAGCGTCTTCCAAACGGCGCGCGAGGGCGAGGCGCGCGTCCTCTGCGGAAACCTTCCGTACCAGATCACGGGGGCGCTGCTCGAGCGGGCGGTGCAGAGCGCGGCCTTCCTCGATCGGGCCGTCTTCATGGTGCAGCGCGAGGTGGCCGATCGCCTCTTGGCGTTGCCGTCCACCAAGGAGTACGGGGCGCTCACCGTCTTCACGCGCGCCGCCTTCGACGTGCACCGGGTGCTTCACGTGGGCCGCGGTTGCTTCCACCCGGCGCCGGAGGTCACGAGCACGGTGGTGGAGCTCGTGCCCTGCCGCCCTCCCCATGCCGCGGAGACCGACACCTTTCGTGCGCTGGTCAAGGGCGCCTTCTCTGCGCGCCGAAAGACCTTGCGCAACGCGTGGAGCTCCCTCGGGAGCGAGCGCATCGCGCGCGCGGCGGAGTCGGCCGGCATCGATCTGGGCGCGCGCGGCGAGACGCTCGACGTCGCGGCGTTCGCGCGCATGACCTCGGCGTTCGACGCGACCGACGCGGCGTAG
- a CDS encoding DUF58 domain-containing protein has product MRLHPTRATFHVALAGAAVASMGVALRLGAVVAFGGAMILAVAVGRAFALSAVTRLRAAGFEMVWSTSKRVLRVARGETVTFGAELRNRSGDEMRGISLRAIASSMLEAKVEPETVDLLPNSRLEVQVSVLAKRVGRWGVHGMALEVRGIPAGGEALYEVPLMFANPFGVEVFPRALHALVTSPRGGRSRRAAEAGRAAPALGEGDEIRELREHVPGDPFKRIAWKASARRGRLIVRDMEREERDVVWLMLDASVELWAGPEGRAPLDDMVDEVSALAARHLARGDRVGLAVLASRPRTWLTPAAGASHAVKIAAALASAASMIDVDRCELDEWEIAQRVSEHARPLDPRGLHDIPKSNLDLLATRAQALRARAPFAPRVPFATTSREQQLRHYVAAFGIEVPPRVEGERDKTHATMAGALDMIFNDKKARASVLYIFSPAPAPTSDILGVIRRLRARHVDVRWSLPPFERAVTPPEAGVTPTRVREVVDEAVWLRAVAARTRAEKILRRLGVRPRVTERRIAG; this is encoded by the coding sequence GTGCGGCTGCACCCCACCCGAGCAACCTTCCATGTGGCGCTGGCCGGCGCCGCCGTCGCGTCGATGGGGGTGGCCTTGCGCTTGGGGGCGGTGGTGGCCTTTGGCGGGGCGATGATCCTGGCGGTGGCGGTCGGGCGCGCGTTTGCGCTGTCGGCGGTCACCCGGCTTCGGGCCGCCGGGTTCGAGATGGTGTGGAGCACGTCGAAGCGCGTGCTCCGGGTGGCGCGCGGGGAGACGGTCACCTTCGGCGCCGAGCTGCGCAACCGCAGCGGCGACGAGATGCGCGGGATCTCGCTGCGCGCCATTGCATCGAGCATGCTGGAGGCCAAGGTCGAGCCGGAGACGGTGGACTTGCTCCCCAACTCGCGCCTGGAGGTCCAAGTCTCGGTGCTCGCCAAGCGGGTCGGGCGCTGGGGCGTGCATGGGATGGCGCTCGAGGTGCGGGGCATCCCCGCGGGCGGCGAAGCGCTGTACGAGGTGCCGCTGATGTTCGCCAACCCCTTTGGCGTCGAGGTCTTCCCGCGCGCCTTGCACGCGCTGGTCACCTCCCCGCGCGGCGGACGTTCGCGGCGGGCGGCCGAAGCTGGCCGGGCCGCGCCCGCGCTGGGCGAAGGCGACGAGATCCGCGAGCTGCGCGAGCACGTGCCGGGCGATCCGTTCAAGCGCATCGCCTGGAAGGCCAGCGCCCGGCGGGGCCGGCTCATCGTGCGCGACATGGAGCGCGAGGAGCGCGACGTGGTGTGGCTCATGCTGGACGCCTCCGTGGAGCTCTGGGCCGGCCCCGAAGGCCGCGCCCCGCTGGACGACATGGTCGACGAGGTCTCCGCGCTGGCCGCACGGCACCTCGCGCGCGGCGATCGGGTGGGCCTGGCGGTGCTGGCCTCGCGCCCGCGAACCTGGCTCACGCCCGCCGCCGGGGCCTCGCACGCGGTGAAGATCGCCGCGGCGCTGGCGAGCGCCGCGAGCATGATCGACGTCGATCGGTGCGAGCTCGACGAGTGGGAGATCGCGCAGCGGGTGTCGGAGCACGCGCGGCCGCTCGATCCGCGGGGGCTGCACGACATCCCCAAGTCGAACCTGGATCTCTTGGCCACGCGCGCCCAGGCGCTGCGGGCGCGCGCGCCGTTCGCGCCGCGCGTTCCCTTTGCCACCACGTCGCGCGAGCAGCAGCTGCGGCACTACGTCGCGGCGTTTGGCATCGAGGTGCCCCCGCGGGTCGAAGGGGAGCGCGACAAGACGCATGCGACCATGGCGGGCGCGCTGGACATGATCTTCAACGACAAGAAGGCGCGGGCGAGCGTGCTGTACATCTTTTCGCCCGCCCCCGCGCCGACCAGCGACATCCTCGGCGTCATCCGGCGTCTGCGGGCGCGGCACGTGGACGTGCGCTGGTCGCTTCCCCCCTTCGAGCGCGCCGTAACGCCGCCCGAGGCGGGCGTGACGCCGACCCGCGTTCGCGAGGTGGTGGACGAGGCCGTGTGGCTTCGGGCGGTCGCCGCCCGGACCCGCGCGGAGAAGATCCTGCGGCGCTTGGGGGTGCGCCCGAGGGTCACGGAACGGCGGATCGCAGGATGA
- a CDS encoding trypsin-like serine protease, whose protein sequence is MLLRPTALPLLVRYLLLATLATACGSNDVRASAIRAADAGTRTLDHALDAFSPAAGAPDRDRDPAALALDAAGQTLCTAAAIASNLLLTARRCVMVDAVACTEVRAPSTLTAYGGDDPAAHHVLARGREVIVASGAPSCDAELALVVLDRDLADRTPLPVRTEAVEKGERIRTVSFGQRALEGYPDEAPGKLVREHVPVVDVSPTQFHVSEAACQVGGGPALDEGTGEVLGIVTQSGTMCTGPDAHNIYARVDVHRALIDRAIARAKQLRSEERETADGGLPKPKNPKKTRPPTDVGQPCHSAADCATGLCVREDDGGYCSRSCGSGDRCNGGYHCKDVTSIKACIAAP, encoded by the coding sequence ATGCTCCTTCGCCCCACCGCCCTTCCTCTTCTCGTCCGGTACCTTCTACTGGCGACGCTCGCCACGGCGTGCGGCAGCAACGACGTGCGCGCCTCCGCCATCCGAGCCGCCGACGCGGGCACCCGCACCCTCGATCACGCGCTGGACGCCTTCTCCCCTGCGGCCGGCGCCCCGGATCGCGATCGCGATCCCGCCGCCTTGGCCCTCGATGCGGCCGGCCAAACCCTCTGCACGGCCGCCGCCATCGCCTCGAACCTCCTTCTCACCGCCCGCCGCTGCGTGATGGTCGACGCCGTCGCATGCACGGAGGTCCGCGCGCCGTCCACCCTCACCGCGTACGGGGGCGACGATCCCGCCGCGCACCACGTCCTTGCGCGTGGACGCGAGGTGATCGTGGCCAGCGGCGCCCCCTCGTGCGACGCGGAGCTTGCCCTGGTGGTGCTCGACCGCGATCTGGCCGATCGCACACCGCTGCCCGTGCGGACCGAGGCCGTGGAAAAAGGCGAGCGGATCCGCACGGTCTCCTTTGGCCAGCGCGCGCTCGAAGGGTACCCCGACGAAGCACCCGGCAAACTCGTCCGCGAGCATGTGCCGGTGGTCGATGTTTCTCCGACGCAATTTCATGTGTCGGAGGCTGCTTGCCAGGTGGGCGGAGGTCCCGCCCTCGACGAGGGCACCGGCGAGGTCCTGGGGATCGTGACGCAAAGCGGCACCATGTGCACCGGTCCCGACGCCCACAACATCTATGCGCGGGTCGATGTTCATCGCGCGCTCATCGACCGCGCGATCGCGCGCGCCAAACAGCTGCGCAGCGAGGAGCGCGAAACGGCGGACGGGGGCTTACCGAAGCCGAAAAATCCGAAGAAAACAAGACCGCCGACCGATGTCGGGCAACCTTGCCACTCCGCGGCCGACTGCGCGACGGGCCTCTGCGTGCGCGAGGACGACGGCGGCTACTGCTCGCGCTCCTGCGGCAGCGGCGACCGTTGCAACGGGGGCTACCATTGCAAGGACGTGACGAGCATCAAGGCTTGCATCGCAGCACCGTGA
- a CDS encoding acyl-CoA dehydrogenase has translation MDFSFSEHHALLRQSVRDFVQAEVRPRAREWDREERFPHEIIPKLAEMGLLGIRIPEEYGGSGMDTVSYAICVEETARIDGSLALTVASHNGLGTGHILNFGSEEQKQRYLPKAARGEWLAAWALTEPGSGSDSASLRTTARRDGNDWVINGTKMFITQGSVGGFCVVLARTNPDAAKQKGITAFIVDRGTKGFSASKHLEKLGCRSSDTVELTFEEVRVPDSQRVGEVDCGFSDTMQILDRGRVSIAAMALGLGYGALDMAIAYAKDRKQFGNPISDFQAIKWMLADSKTELDAASLLTYRAAWLADQKRPYSKEASMAKLFASEAATRACNRSLQIHGGYGYTREFDVERHLRDAKICEIGEGTSEVQRMVIAKHLLV, from the coding sequence ATGGATTTCTCTTTCTCCGAGCACCACGCTTTGCTTCGTCAGTCGGTCCGTGACTTCGTGCAGGCGGAGGTTCGTCCGCGCGCGCGCGAGTGGGACCGAGAGGAAAGGTTTCCCCACGAAATCATTCCGAAACTTGCCGAGATGGGTCTGCTCGGCATCCGCATCCCAGAGGAGTACGGCGGCTCGGGCATGGACACCGTGAGCTACGCCATCTGCGTGGAGGAGACTGCACGCATCGATGGGTCGCTGGCCCTCACGGTGGCCTCACACAACGGCCTGGGCACCGGGCACATTCTCAACTTCGGCTCCGAGGAGCAAAAGCAGCGCTATCTGCCGAAGGCGGCGCGGGGCGAGTGGCTCGCCGCGTGGGCGCTCACCGAGCCGGGGAGCGGAAGCGATTCGGCCTCCCTCCGAACCACCGCGCGCCGCGATGGCAACGACTGGGTCATCAACGGCACGAAGATGTTCATCACCCAGGGCAGCGTGGGTGGCTTCTGCGTCGTGCTCGCCCGCACCAACCCCGACGCCGCCAAGCAAAAGGGCATCACCGCCTTCATCGTGGATCGAGGCACCAAGGGGTTCTCGGCGTCCAAGCACCTCGAAAAGCTCGGCTGCCGTTCGAGCGATACGGTCGAGCTCACATTCGAGGAGGTGCGTGTCCCGGATTCGCAGCGGGTCGGTGAGGTCGACTGCGGATTTTCGGACACGATGCAAATTCTCGACCGCGGCCGTGTTTCGATTGCCGCCATGGCGCTCGGCCTTGGTTATGGGGCGCTCGACATGGCGATTGCGTATGCCAAGGATCGGAAACAATTCGGCAATCCCATCTCCGATTTTCAGGCAATCAAATGGATGCTCGCCGATAGCAAGACCGAGCTCGATGCCGCCTCGCTCCTGACCTATCGCGCCGCATGGCTCGCCGATCAAAAGCGCCCCTACAGCAAAGAGGCCTCCATGGCCAAATTGTTTGCAAGCGAGGCGGCGACCCGCGCCTGCAATCGCTCCCTCCAGATTCACGGCGGATACGGCTATACGCGTGAATTCGACGTCGAGCGCCATCTCCGCGACGCCAAAATCTGCGAAATCGGCGAGGGCACGAGCGAAGTGCAACGCATGGTGATTGCGAAGCATTTGCTCGTGTAA
- the mraZ gene encoding division/cell wall cluster transcriptional repressor MraZ yields MFRGRYEHSIDAKGRTSLPARYRDHLAALGERRIVLTSALDPCLVAYAMPEWTAFEEKISKLPQFDRAVQKLKRIYVSGAVECEVDDSGRILVPPTLREHASLQKDVLWAGAGKYAELWDKAAWKQAFETTEDERRDISARLAELGL; encoded by the coding sequence ATGTTTCGCGGTCGTTATGAGCACAGCATCGACGCGAAGGGTCGAACGAGCCTTCCGGCTCGGTACCGCGATCACCTCGCTGCGCTCGGAGAGCGACGCATCGTGCTGACCAGCGCGCTCGATCCCTGCTTGGTCGCCTATGCGATGCCGGAGTGGACGGCCTTCGAGGAGAAGATTTCGAAGCTGCCGCAGTTCGACCGCGCGGTTCAAAAATTGAAGCGCATTTATGTGTCGGGCGCGGTCGAGTGCGAGGTCGACGATTCGGGCCGCATTTTGGTGCCGCCCACCTTGCGCGAGCACGCCTCGCTCCAGAAGGACGTGCTCTGGGCCGGTGCGGGCAAGTACGCGGAACTTTGGGACAAGGCCGCGTGGAAGCAGGCGTTCGAAACCACCGAAGACGAGCGGCGCGATATCAGCGCGCGGCTCGCGGAGCTCGGGCTATGA
- the rsmH gene encoding 16S rRNA (cytosine(1402)-N(4))-methyltransferase RsmH → MRDEVAQVLAPRNGGIYVDVTLGGGGHAEAILEGAPGARVIGFDRDPEAIRATETRLERFEDRIEIVRSNFGRVREELEAMGLARVDGVCADLGVSSPQLDDPLRGMSFRSEGPLDMRMDPEDEETALDLIARLKDDELADVIYRYGDERRSRRIARSIKRALDEGDLATTLDLRRAIVRAVGPVRVGGVDPATRTFQALRIAVNRELDELSELLASLSELLVPGGVAAVISFHSLEDRLVKKAFSVRDAWEPIWKKPLMASEEERAANPRARSAKLRAARRISPAAGGPVSRSRPAGEGGPTSEEVAR, encoded by the coding sequence ATGCGTGACGAAGTGGCGCAGGTCCTCGCCCCCCGCAACGGTGGCATTTACGTGGACGTCACCCTTGGCGGCGGCGGCCATGCGGAGGCCATCCTCGAGGGCGCGCCCGGCGCCCGGGTGATCGGCTTCGATCGCGACCCCGAAGCCATTCGCGCCACGGAGACCCGCTTGGAGCGTTTCGAGGACCGCATCGAGATCGTGCGCTCCAATTTCGGCCGGGTGCGCGAGGAGCTCGAGGCCATGGGGCTCGCCCGGGTCGATGGGGTGTGCGCCGATCTGGGGGTGAGCTCGCCCCAGCTGGACGATCCCCTGCGAGGGATGAGCTTCCGCAGCGAAGGCCCGCTCGACATGCGGATGGATCCCGAGGACGAGGAGACGGCGCTCGATCTCATCGCGCGCCTCAAAGACGACGAGCTGGCCGACGTGATCTACCGCTACGGCGACGAACGGCGCTCGCGTCGCATCGCCCGCAGCATCAAGCGCGCGCTCGACGAAGGGGATCTGGCGACCACCCTCGATCTGCGCCGCGCGATCGTTCGGGCGGTGGGCCCGGTGCGCGTGGGCGGGGTCGACCCGGCGACGCGAACGTTTCAAGCGCTGCGCATCGCCGTCAACCGCGAGCTCGACGAGCTGTCCGAGCTCTTGGCCTCGCTGAGCGAGCTTCTCGTTCCGGGCGGGGTGGCGGCGGTCATCAGCTTCCATTCGTTGGAAGATCGCCTGGTGAAGAAGGCGTTCTCGGTACGGGATGCTTGGGAGCCCATCTGGAAGAAGCCGCTCATGGCCAGCGAGGAAGAGCGCGCCGCCAACCCGCGCGCGCGAAGCGCCAAGCTTCGCGCCGCGCGCCGCATTTCCCCGGCTGCGGGTGGACCCGTGAGCAGGAGCCGCCCGGCGGGCGAGGGGGGGCCGACCTCCGAGGAGGTGGCGCGGTGA